A window of Microbispora hainanensis genomic DNA:
CCTCTCGGCGGTCGGGCTGCCCGCGCCCGACTGGTTCGGCGACCCGGCGTGGTCGAAGTGGGGGCTGACTCTGCTGGGCCTGTGGTCGGTCGGCGACCTGATGGTCATCTTCATGGCCGCCCTGCTCGACGTGCCGAAACAGCTCTACGAGGCCGCGGCCATCGACGGCGCGAACGGCTGGCGGCAGTTCACCTCGATCACGCTGCCGGTGATCCGGCCGGTGCTGATGTTCGCCGCCGTCACCGGAGTGATCCAGACGCTGCAGTACTTCACCCAGGCCGAGGTCGCCGCCCGGGTCGCGTCCGGCGCGACCGACTCGGCCGGGTCGGTCTTCACCCCCGGCTACCCCGACCAGTCCACGCTGACGTTCCCCCAGTGGCTGTTCCAGCAGGGCTTCCGCGACTACGCGATGGGCTACGCGTGCGTGCTCGCGCTGGTGCTGTTCGCGGTGTCGATGGTGTTCACGCTCATCCTGCTGCGGCAGTTCCGCTTCACCGAGGAGGAATCGTGACCCCGACGGCGAGACGGACCGCGCTGCTGTGGGTCGCCCGGCACGCGCTGGCCATCGCGCTCGCGCTGATGTTCCTCGGCCCGCTGGTGTTCATCGCGCTCACGGCCCTGATGACCGACCATCAGGCGCTCACCTCCGAGCTGTGGCCGCACACCTGGAACTGGGACAACTTCGCCGAGATCTTCGAGAAGGCGCCGCTGCTGACCTGGATCCGCAACACGCTGCTCTACTCGGTGCTCGCCACCGCGTTCATGCTGGTGTCGTCGATCCCCGTGGCGTACGCGCTGGCGCGGTTCCGCTTCCGCGGGCGGCGGCTGGCGTTCCTGCTGGTCATCACCATGATGATGCTGCCGCCGCAGGTCGTGGCCGTGCCGATCTACCTGATCTGGGCCCGCTTCCACCTGACCGGCACGCTGTGGCCGCTGATCCTGCCGATGCTGCTCGGCGACGCGTTCTCGATCTTCCTGCTGCGCCAGTTCCTCGTGACGATCCCGCGCGAGTACTCCGACGCGGCGAAGGTCGACGGCTGCGGCGAGTTCCGCACGCTCGTGCGGGTGGTCCTGCCGATGGCCCGCCCGGCCATCGCCGCCGTCGCCCTCTTCCAGTTCTTCTACTGCTGGAACGACTACTACGGACCCCTGCTGTACGCCGGGACCGACCTGGACAACTGGACGCTGTCGCTGGGGCTTGCGGCGTTCCGGTCGGTGCACCGCGTGCAGTGGAACCTCACGATGGCCGCCACACTGCTGGCCATGGCCCCGGTGATCATCGTGTTCTTCTTCGCCCAGAAGGTCTTCATCGAGGGCGTCAAGCTGACGGGAGTCAAATGAAGCTGGCCGTTGTCGGGGGCGGTTCCACGTACACGCCGGAGCTGATCGACGGTTTCGCCCGCCTGCGCGGGGAGCTGCCGCTGTCGGAGATCGCGCTCGTCGACCCCGACGAGCGCCGGCTCGCGACGGTCGGCGGGATGGCCCGGCGGATGCTCGCCCGCGCCGGGCATCCCGCCGCGCTGACCACCTCCAATCGCGTGGAGGACGGCGTCGCCGGGGCCGCGGCGGTGCTGCTCCAGCTGCGCGTGGGCGGCCAGGCCGCCAGGAACGTCGACGAGACCCTCCCGCTGGAGTGCGGCTGCGTCGGGCAGGAGACCACGGGCGCGGGGGGCCTCGCCAAGGCCCTGCGGACCGTGCCGGTGGTGCTCGACATCGCCGAGAAGGTGCGCGCGCACGCGCCCGGCGCGTGGATCGTCGACTTCACCAACCCCGTCGGCATCGTCACCCGGGCGCTGCTCGACGCCGGGCACCGGGCCATCGGCCTGTGCAACGTGGCCATCGGCTTCCAGCGCCGCTTCGCCGCCCTCCTCGGCGTGGCCCCCGAGCGGATCGCGCTCGGTCACGTCGGGCTCAACCACCTCACGTGGGAGCGGTCGGTCCTGCTCGACGGCGTGGACGTGCTGCCCCGCCTGCTGGACGAGCACGGCGAGGGCATCGCCGAGTCGGTCGGCCTGCCGGTGGAGCTGGTCCGCCACCTGCGCGCCGTGCCGTCGTACTACCTGCGGTACTTCTACGAGCAC
This region includes:
- a CDS encoding carbohydrate ABC transporter permease; amino-acid sequence: MRGNLRALLYLSPWLAGFAIFFVYPLLSTVYFSFQRYDLFTLEPVGLLNWEYFFKDQAAWTAIRNTLWLVVVMVPLRVLFGLGVAQLVTRIKAGAGVYRTIFYLPALVPLVAGTLGFVFLLNPGTGPVDAILSAVGLPAPDWFGDPAWSKWGLTLLGLWSVGDLMVIFMAALLDVPKQLYEAAAIDGANGWRQFTSITLPVIRPVLMFAAVTGVIQTLQYFTQAEVAARVASGATDSAGSVFTPGYPDQSTLTFPQWLFQQGFRDYAMGYACVLALVLFAVSMVFTLILLRQFRFTEEES
- a CDS encoding carbohydrate ABC transporter permease, encoding MTPTARRTALLWVARHALAIALALMFLGPLVFIALTALMTDHQALTSELWPHTWNWDNFAEIFEKAPLLTWIRNTLLYSVLATAFMLVSSIPVAYALARFRFRGRRLAFLLVITMMMLPPQVVAVPIYLIWARFHLTGTLWPLILPMLLGDAFSIFLLRQFLVTIPREYSDAAKVDGCGEFRTLVRVVLPMARPAIAAVALFQFFYCWNDYYGPLLYAGTDLDNWTLSLGLAAFRSVHRVQWNLTMAATLLAMAPVIIVFFFAQKVFIEGVKLTGVK
- a CDS encoding 6-phospho-beta-glucosidase — its product is MKLAVVGGGSTYTPELIDGFARLRGELPLSEIALVDPDERRLATVGGMARRMLARAGHPAALTTSNRVEDGVAGAAAVLLQLRVGGQAARNVDETLPLECGCVGQETTGAGGLAKALRTVPVVLDIAEKVRAHAPGAWIVDFTNPVGIVTRALLDAGHRAIGLCNVAIGFQRRFAALLGVAPERIALGHVGLNHLTWERSVLLDGVDVLPRLLDEHGEGIAESVGLPVELVRHLRAVPSYYLRYFYEHDRVVAEQRTSPSRAAEVAAMESALLEMYADPAVDTKPDLLNKRGGAFYSEAAVALVASLMGDRGDVQVVNTRNNGTLPFLDDDAVIEVPAAVGAAGAVPLPVEPVEPLYRGLIAHVSAYESLALEAALDGGEDRVRDALLAHPLVGQASLADGLAARLVEANRAFLPWAVAR